The following are from one region of the Phormidium sp. PBR-2020 genome:
- a CDS encoding Uma2 family endonuclease has protein sequence MVTPTEVWTIRDLDVMPDDGGWTRYEIIDGELFVTRAPHFRHQAVATKLQVRLEIWSETTGLGNTFQAPGLIFSPRDAVIPDLVWISQSRLETGVDASGHFTVAPELVVEVLSQGDTNEQRDREVKLKLYSLYGVQEYWLVNWWLKILEVYRRQDAQLQRVQTLLEGDRLTSPLFPEFEVELSSIFPF, from the coding sequence ATGGTCACACCCACCGAAGTTTGGACGATTCGCGATCTCGATGTGATGCCCGATGATGGGGGCTGGACTCGCTATGAAATCATTGATGGAGAACTCTTTGTGACTCGCGCCCCTCATTTTCGTCATCAAGCTGTCGCCACTAAGCTTCAGGTTCGTCTAGAAATTTGGTCCGAAACAACGGGATTGGGGAATACCTTTCAAGCCCCAGGGCTGATTTTCAGTCCTCGGGATGCGGTGATTCCTGATTTGGTCTGGATCAGTCAATCTCGGTTAGAGACTGGGGTGGATGCGTCGGGACATTTTACGGTGGCCCCGGAGTTGGTGGTGGAGGTTCTCTCTCAAGGAGACACGAATGAACAGCGCGATCGCGAGGTGAAGTTAAAACTCTATTCTCTCTATGGGGTTCAGGAGTATTGGCTGGTGAATTGGTGGCTGAAAATCCTGGAGGTGTATCGTCGTCAGGATGCCCAACTCCAGCGGGTTCAGACCTTGCTAGAGGGCGATCGCCTAACGTCGCCTCTATTTCCTGAGTTTGAGGTGGAACTCTCCTCTATTTTCCCCTTTTAA
- a CDS encoding bifunctional acetate--CoA ligase family protein/GNAT family N-acetyltransferase — protein MVTTIPYKTDPAHDVLRSQSDLLRAIFTPTNVAVIGATEKPNSVGRTLLWNLVSHPFGGTVFPVNPKRSSVLGIKAYPDIASVPAQVDLAVIATPAPTVPDLIRQCVAAGVRGAIILSAGFKEVGEAGRELERQILEAARGKMRIVGPNCLGVMSPLSGLNATFAGSMARPGSVGFISQSGALCTSILDWSFQSNVGFSAFVSLGSMLDVGWGDLIYYLGDDPRTESIVIYMESIGDARAFLSAAREVALSKPIIVIKAGRTEAAAKAAASHTGALAGSDEVLDAAFRRSGVLRVYHLAHLFYMAELLAKQPRPKGPRLTILTNAGGPGVLTTDTLITEGGKLAELAPETLERLDEILPPQWSHGNPIDILGDADPDRYAKALQVAVQDPNSDGLIVVLTPQAMTSPTETAEKLKACPMEGRNKKPIFASWMGGADVEAGARILNQANIPAFPYPDTAVRMFNYMWRYTRNLRSLYETPMLVQDDEEEETAGRLPLAHMIIQTVRDAGRTLLTEFESKQLLASYDIPIVETRIAKTVEEAIAAAKDMGYPVVLKLLSETITHKTDVGGVQLNLNDEEAVEKAYQRIRDRVSELHSEEDFHGVTVQPMLKLDGYELIIGSSLDPQFGPVLLFGTGGQLVEVFRDRALGLPPLNTTLARRLMENTKIYTALKGIRGRDPIDLAALEQLLVRFSYLVVEQPWIKEIEVNPLLASPDRLISLDARVVLHPPDTDVAHLPKPAIRPYPSQYVGRWTVRDGREVTIRPIRPEDEPMAVKFHESLSDESVYLRYAYAFQLNRRVTHERLSRLCFIDYDQEMALIADYRNPETGEHELVGVARLSLIHGTRDAEYSLLVSDRFQHQGLGTEMTRRSIEIARAEGVDLVFAEILSDNRAMQRISEHLGFKIERILGESMVRAEMRLAGEES, from the coding sequence ATGGTTACGACAATTCCCTATAAAACCGATCCAGCCCATGATGTTTTGCGGTCTCAAAGTGATTTACTGCGAGCCATTTTTACGCCGACCAATGTTGCGGTAATTGGCGCGACAGAAAAGCCCAACAGTGTGGGACGGACGTTGCTGTGGAACCTCGTCAGTCATCCCTTTGGGGGGACGGTGTTCCCGGTGAACCCTAAACGCAGTAGCGTCCTGGGGATTAAAGCCTATCCTGACATTGCCTCCGTCCCCGCCCAAGTGGATTTAGCGGTCATTGCCACCCCCGCCCCCACTGTCCCGGATCTGATTCGCCAATGTGTCGCCGCTGGCGTGCGTGGGGCGATTATCCTCTCGGCGGGATTTAAGGAAGTGGGCGAAGCGGGCCGGGAACTCGAACGACAAATCTTGGAAGCCGCTCGGGGCAAAATGCGTATTGTCGGACCCAACTGCTTGGGAGTCATGAGTCCCTTGTCCGGGCTTAATGCCACCTTTGCCGGTTCCATGGCCCGTCCCGGAAGTGTGGGCTTTATTAGCCAGAGTGGCGCTCTGTGTACCTCCATTTTAGACTGGAGTTTTCAATCTAATGTGGGCTTCAGTGCCTTTGTCTCCTTGGGGTCAATGTTAGATGTGGGTTGGGGGGATCTCATCTACTACCTTGGCGATGATCCCCGCACGGAAAGCATTGTCATCTATATGGAGTCCATTGGCGATGCCCGGGCCTTCCTTTCGGCGGCCCGAGAAGTTGCCCTCAGTAAGCCGATTATTGTCATTAAAGCGGGACGTACTGAAGCTGCTGCTAAGGCTGCTGCCTCCCATACTGGGGCGTTGGCGGGGAGTGATGAGGTCTTGGATGCCGCATTCCGACGGTCAGGGGTATTGCGCGTGTATCACCTGGCCCATTTGTTCTATATGGCGGAACTGTTGGCTAAACAACCGCGCCCGAAAGGCCCCCGTTTAACGATTTTGACCAACGCGGGAGGTCCCGGTGTTCTCACCACGGATACTCTAATTACCGAGGGAGGCAAACTGGCGGAATTGGCCCCAGAAACCTTGGAACGTCTCGATGAGATTTTGCCGCCTCAATGGAGTCATGGCAACCCCATTGATATTTTGGGGGATGCCGATCCCGATCGCTATGCCAAGGCCTTACAAGTGGCGGTGCAAGATCCCAATAGTGATGGCTTGATTGTGGTCTTAACGCCTCAAGCCATGACCTCCCCCACGGAGACGGCGGAGAAACTGAAAGCCTGTCCCATGGAAGGCCGCAACAAAAAGCCTATCTTTGCCAGTTGGATGGGGGGGGCGGATGTGGAAGCGGGGGCCCGGATTCTCAATCAGGCCAATATCCCGGCGTTCCCGTATCCCGATACGGCGGTGCGGATGTTTAACTATATGTGGCGCTACACCCGTAATTTGCGCAGTTTGTATGAAACGCCCATGTTGGTGCAGGATGATGAGGAGGAGGAAACGGCAGGCCGCCTTCCCTTAGCCCATATGATTATTCAGACCGTCCGAGATGCTGGGCGGACTCTGTTAACGGAGTTTGAGTCGAAGCAACTCCTGGCCAGTTATGACATCCCCATTGTTGAAACTCGCATCGCTAAGACGGTGGAGGAGGCCATAGCCGCCGCCAAGGATATGGGCTATCCGGTGGTGTTGAAACTCCTCTCGGAAACCATCACCCATAAGACGGATGTGGGAGGGGTACAACTGAACCTCAATGACGAAGAGGCGGTGGAGAAGGCCTATCAACGGATTCGCGATCGCGTCAGTGAACTCCATAGTGAGGAAGATTTCCATGGGGTGACGGTTCAGCCGATGTTGAAACTCGACGGCTATGAACTGATTATTGGCAGTAGTTTAGATCCTCAGTTTGGTCCGGTGTTGCTATTTGGAACGGGGGGACAGTTGGTGGAGGTGTTCCGCGATCGCGCCCTGGGCCTCCCCCCCCTAAATACCACTCTGGCCCGGCGTTTGATGGAAAACACCAAAATCTATACCGCCCTCAAAGGGATTCGCGGCCGCGATCCCATTGATCTCGCCGCCCTCGAACAACTGTTAGTGCGCTTTTCCTATCTGGTGGTGGAACAGCCCTGGATCAAAGAAATTGAGGTCAATCCTCTGCTGGCCAGTCCAGACCGCTTGATTTCTCTGGATGCGCGGGTGGTTCTCCATCCACCGGATACGGATGTGGCTCATTTACCGAAACCGGCGATTCGCCCCTATCCTAGTCAGTATGTGGGACGCTGGACGGTTCGCGATGGACGGGAGGTGACGATTCGCCCCATCCGCCCGGAAGATGAACCGATGGCGGTGAAGTTTCACGAAAGCCTCTCGGATGAAAGTGTGTATCTCCGCTACGCCTACGCCTTTCAACTCAATCGTCGGGTGACTCATGAACGCCTCTCCCGCCTGTGTTTTATTGATTACGATCAGGAAATGGCCCTGATTGCAGACTATCGTAATCCTGAGACGGGAGAACATGAACTCGTTGGGGTGGCCCGCTTGAGTTTGATTCACGGAACCCGTGATGCGGAGTATTCCTTGTTGGTGAGCGATCGCTTCCAGCATCAGGGCTTAGGGACGGAAATGACTCGCCGTTCGATTGAAATTGCCCGCGCGGAAGGTGTTGATTTGGTCTTTGCTGAAATTCTCTCGGATAACCGGGCCATGCAACGCATTTCTGAACATCTTGGCTTCAAGATTGAACGGATTTTAGGGGAGTCGATGGTTCGGGCGGAGATGCGCTTAGCCGGTGAGGAGTCATGA